In the Streptomyces sp. SJL17-4 genome, CACCGAGGCGCCGCCGGCCGCCGGACTGCGTGAGGCGATGTTCGTCGGCAACAACTGGGACGGAACGGCCGACGTCATCGCCGCCCAGGGCGACTTCCACCGCATCGGCCGGGTGAACGTCATCCCCGACAAGGAGGAACGACTCCGCGAGATCTATCTGAACCCCATCAAGCTCGCGTTCTTCCTCGGTGTCCGCAGCGGTCCCGGGGAGGGCCACGACCAGTTCGTCGACGACATGTACGCGACCCCCGACGGCTCCTCCATGGTCGTCTCCCGGCCGAGCTTCGCCGATGTCGTCTCCCTCGACCTGCGCACCGGCCGGATCAACTGGCGTTTCCCCGTGGCCGGTTACCGCGCCGACCACATGGCCGTCTCGCCCGACGGCACCCGGGTCGCCGTCTCCGCGTCCACCGCCAACACGGTGCACGTCCTCGACATCGGCACCGGCCGCGAGATCGGCTCCTTCACGACGGGCGACAAGCCCCACGAGAACGTCTTCACCTCCGACGGACTCCTGTGGAACATGTCCATCGGTGAGGTCACCACCGCCCTCGACGCCCCCTGGCTCGACTGGACCAAGGGCGACCGCCGCATCACCGTCGTCGACGCCACGACGTTCAGGACCGTCCGCGTCATCGACATGCGCGAGCGGCTCGACGCCTTCGGTCGCGGCGACCTCTCCGACGCCGTCCGGCCCGTCGCCTTCACCCCGGACGAGAAGAAGCTCTACCTCCAGGTCTCGTTCTACAACGGCCTCCTGGAGTACGACGTCACCACCGACCGCATCACCCGGGCCAAGGTCCTCCCCGGCAACCCGAAGACCGACCCCGACCGCACCACCTGGGTCAACGACTCGCGCCACCACGGCCTTTCGATGAGTCCCGACGGCAGCAAGCTCTGCGTCGCGGGAACGATGGACGACTACGCCACGGTGGTCGACCGCGCCACCCTCCAGGAGGGCCCGCTCGTCGAGGCCTCCAAGCCGTACTGGGCGACCGTGAGCGGCGACGGACGGTCCTGCGTCATCTCCGAGAGCGGCGCCGACCGCGTCACCGCGATCGACTTCGCCACCGGCCGACGCGTGGCCTCCGTGGACGTCGGCGACCACCCGCAGCGCGTACGGCTCGCCCGCATCCCGGCCGACTGGGGCGGCTCCAGCGGGAGTTGAGAGCCGACAAGGGGGGCCGGTCGGATCACGAGGTGATCCGACCGGCCCCCACCCGTTCACGCTCAGGCTCTGTGCACCGCGACCTCGTAGAGCGAATAGCCCCACTGGGTCGCCCGCCGCTCGCCGTGGATCCGTACGTAACGGGCCGACGTCGACGCGAACTCCGCCGTGTCGTACCCGCCGTCACCGGCGTCCGTGGACCACACCGTCCGCCAGTCCGTACCGTTCTCCGACACGTCGATCCGGTACTGACGCGCGTACGCCCGCTCCCAGTCCAGGGTGACCCGGCCCACCCTGCGGACGGCCCCGAGGTCCACGCCCATCCACTGGTCGTCCGACCAGTCGCTGGCCCAGCGTGAGCCGGTGTCGCCGTCCAGCGCGCGGCCCGGCGCGTAGCTGGTGAAGGGGTTCCACTCCGAGGAACTCGCCGAACCCGGCGCGCCCTTCGCGAGATCGACCCCCGGCTCGTGGTCCTCGGTCGCCTTCCACGTGGTCAGGTACGACTCCGCGCCGGCCGCCAGCTCGTCGACGACGCCCTGGCCGCCGCTGAGCCGGATCTGCTCGACCCAGTCCGGCACCAGGCCGTTGTGCGAGGCGCCGTCGGTGTTGAGGTCCCAGGTGCGCTCTCCCGTCACCTGACGGTCGATCACCGAGCCGCCGTCGAAGCTGCGGAAGGGGTACTTCACCGCGTTCGGCGCCCCGCTGCCCACCGGGGCCGGCCAGCCGCCGACACCGTTCATGTCGGTGCCGTACCCGAGACCGACCTTGTACTTGGCGCGCAGCGCGGCCTTCTGCGCCGCCTCGCCGACGAAGCCCTCCGCGCCGTGCATGTACTGGGCGACGAAACCGCCCAGCTTGTACATGCGCTCCGTCCAGTCCAGGTCCATCCAGCTGTGGCTGGAGAGGACGCCCGGGTACTCCTCGGACTCCAGGATGTCCAATGCCCGCCCGGCGGCCTTGACGCTCATGTGGTCCAGCTCCAGCATCATGCCGCGGTCGATCATGCCCCGCAGGGCGTGTTCACCGAGCCTGGTCAGACCACGCGTGTTGCACTTCGCGTCGGAGGCGTACGAGGGGGTGCTGACACCCGGCGGCAGCTTGGCCGCCATCACCGGGGCGGCCGCGAGCCCGATCGGGTTGTCGTGCTGCGGGCCCACGCACTTCTCCGTCGCCCAGAAGGTGCCCGTCGACAGGAACTGGCCGATGTTGACCGCCGTACCGATGGCGCCCGAGTCGAAGCGGACACCGCACAGCGCGTTGTCGAACTTGTGGCACAGGAACATGCTGCGCACCCCGAGCCCGTACAGCTCGTCGAGACCGCGGTCGATGTCCTCCTTGCTGCACTGCGCGACATCGAGGATCTGCTTGCAGCCGAACGGCTCCGAGGTCTCGACGCCCAGGACGACCGCCAGCTTGCCCTGCTCGATCACCGAGCGCGCCTGCGCCGCGGAGGTGACGATCCGGAACCAGCCCTTGCCGGGCCCGCCGTACATCCCGTCCACGTAGTCCTGGAGTTCGTACGTCTTCCGGGCCTGGAGGCGGATCGACGTCATCTCGTCGCAGCTCCGGTCCCGGGGCAGGATCGAGCAGATGAGGCCGTTCGTCACCAGGTCGTTGACGAGCACGCGCTGCCCGCCGCGCCAGGCGCGCTCCACCCACGCGTAGTAGTTCTGCTGGTGCGTCAGGGAGTTGTGGGCGGGCCAGTCCTTGAACGTGGGCCAGCCGACCGGGTCGTGATGGCCGTCGGCCCCACCGGTGATGTTCTCGAACAGTGCGCCCGAACCATCGGGATAGTGCTCGGGACAGTCCTTGAGCGCCTCCGCGGCACCGGCCGTGGAGAACGTCTGGCCGCAGATGAGCCGGCCGCCGAACCCCTCGTTGGACATCAGGTGGTTGTGCGCGTCGACGAAGCCGCGCACCTTCCCCTGCGCGTCCGTTCCCGTGAACGGCGTGCCCGTGACATTGATCTGCGAGTCGGCCGCGGGGCGGGAGGTGGGCTCCCACCACGAACCGCCGGTGGCGGCAGCGGGAACGGGGCCGGAGCCGAAGAGGACGGCGGCCAGGGCGAGGAACAGCGCAAGGAGGGCGGATCTGCCGCCGGTCCCGCGCGCGATGGGTCGAGTCATGGTCAGCGATGCCTCCGGACGGTGGGGGAGTACCGGGCGCCCCGAGGATCGCGGTGTCGGCTGAGTGAGTCAATAGTCCGGGACAGATGACCTGTTGATGGTCATGAGGCTTCCCCCTGGGCAACGGACGGGCCCGTCATCCCTCGATGAGAAACACCAGTTGATCGGCCGTCAGATCGAGCAGGGTCGCCGCGGTCCTCTCGTCCCCGACGACCAGGAACTGGAGCGTGAGACCGTCGATCGCCGCCGCCAGGTACCGGGCGATCGTCTCCACCGGCACCCGCGTCTCCATGTCCCGCACCGCGCGAACCTGCTCGACGAGCGCGCCCGCGGACACCACGTACTGCTCGTACTGCGCGCGCGCCACATGCTCGAACCCCGGCTCCCGCAGGGCGTACTGGGTGAGGTCGTACGTCAGCATGTGCTCACCGGGACGGGCCGTGACATGGTCCCAGTACGACTGGAGCGCGCCCCGTACGGTCTCGCGCAGGGTGGCACCGGGCTCGACCGTCGACATCACGCGCGCCACGTAGTCGCTGTTGATCGTCTCGATCGCGGCTTCGAGGAGGGCCTGCTTGGACTCGAAGCAGTAGTGGAAGACGCTCAGCGAGACACCCGCCTCGGCGCAGATCGACCGGGTGGTGGTCCGGGCGACCCCGTCCCTGGTCATCGCCCTGATCGCCGCGTCGACCAGCTGTCTGCGTCGTTCGGCCGACGGCATCCGCCCCATGGTTCCTCCTCGCGTCCGGCGCCAGGGTAACCGCAGGCCCCGCAGCCGCCTACGGAACGTCCACCGCGCCGGCCGGCGGCCACGCGCCCCGCTCCGTGAGCCGCAGGACCAACGCCGCGATGTTCCAGGCGTCGTCCTCGCCCCGGTGATGACGCCCCTCCAGGGGCAGCCCCGCGACCTCCAGGGCGCGCGCCATACCGGGGCGCCTGCCAAGGCCGTACGCCTCGGTGAACACGGCTTTGGCGTTGGTGTGGTGGCGCCCGAAGGGATACGGGATGCCGCTGACCCGGCACTGGTGGGTGAACTGCTTGCGGTCGTAGTCGCCCCAGCTCGCCCAGGGCCGCACACCCGCCTCGTACGTGGTCGCCAACAGCCGGCAGGCGGCGGCGAAGTCCAGACCGGTGTCGACCTCCGCCTGGGTGAGCCCGGTCAGTTCGGTGCAGAACGCGCTGACCTTCGATCGGGCCGGCCGCACCAGGATCCGGTGCCGGGAGACCCGTTCACCCGCGCGTGCGTCGACCACCGTCAGACCGATCTCGATGATCTCGCTGACGGCGCCGGGCGGACGCTCGCCCTCCCAGCAGGTCGCCTCGACGTCGACGACGTTGATCAATCCCCCGTGATACATGGCCAGAAGCCTAATCGGTCCCCCTGCTAGGGTGCGCCGATGTCCTCGACCAAGGAATTCCACGTCACCTTCGACTGCGCGCAACCCGAGCGCGTCGCCCGTTTCTGGTGCGAGGTGCTGGGGTACGTCGTACCGCCGCCGCCCAAGGGATCCGACACCGGGGAGGAGTACGACCGCTCGCGGCCGGCCGAGGAGTGGGGGGCCCGGTTCGCGTGCGTCGACCCCTCGGGCGTGGGTCCGCGGCTGTACTTCCAGCGCGTTCCCGAGGGCAAGGTCGTCAAGAACCGGGTGCATCTCGACGTACGGGTCGCCACCGGGCTCGTGGGCGAGGAGCGCCTGGCCGCGCTGGAGGCCGAGTGTACACGGCTGCTCGCCCTCGGCGCGGTACGCGAGCGCCTGCTGTACGACGGGCACGACGCGTGCATCGTGATGCGGGACATCGAGGGCAACGAGTTCTGTCTCGACTGAGCGCCCGCCCCGTCGGCGAGCGCCGCCGCCGAACAGCGTCAGTCCCGCTCCAGGTCCAGGACCTCGCGCAAGGCCGCCACCGCGTGCGCCCGGTGCTCGTCCAGCCAGCGGACGGTGGCGTCCTCGTCGCCGTGCCGGAGCGCGGAGATGACGGCGCGATGCTCGCGGACGGCCTGCTTCCGGTGCGGATCCTCGGTGTAGTAGAGCGAGCGGTACGCGTCCGTGGAGTCCCACAGCGTCGCGATCAGGCGGACCAGGCGCGGCATCCCCGACGCCTCGACGAGCGTGAAGTGGAAGCGCCGGTTCGCCGCTGCCATCGCCGGCACGTCGCCCTCGTCGGCCGCCCGCTCCACCTCGCGCTGGATGCGTTCGAGGGTGGCCACGATGCCGTCCGGCATCCGCCGCACGGCCAGCCGCACGGCCTCCGTCTCCAGCAGCTCACGGATCCGGTAGATCTCCTCCAGGTCGGCGAGCGACAACTCCGCCACGAAGTAGCCCCGGTGGATGTGATGGACGACCAGACCCTCGGCCTCCAGGGCCTTCAGGGCCTCGCGCAGCGGCACCCGGCTCACCTCGAACCGGGCCGCGAGGGCGTCCTGACGGATCTGCCCGCCGGGCCTCAGCTCCCCGCTGGTGATGGCGCGCCGCAGTTCCTCGAGAACGAACTGCTGGGCGGTCTGCGGCCGCCGTTTCTGCACCGCGCTGCTCATCGCCTGTGACCTTCCGATCCCTCGTGCTGCCCACCGGATGATCTCTCCACCGGTGCCGACCATCTTCCTACGCGCGCGTGGTCACGGATTCCCCGCGGCGCTCTCCTCCGTCCGGCCCAGGGAGGCCCGTACGTCCTCCGTGTGCTCGCCGAGCCGCGGGGGAGAGGCGCGGTACGTGGGAGGCGTGGCGCCGAGCCGGACCGGATGGGCGACCTGACCGGGACCGGCCGCGGCCTCCGGGACCCGCGGGGCGAGCCCCAGACGGTCCGCGAGGTCGAACGCGGCGGCCAGGTCGTTGATCGGCCCGCACGGCACCCCGGCCGCGGTGAGCTCCTCGAACCAGCCGTCGGCGGTACGGGTCCCCAGCGGCCCGGCGAGGGCCGTCACCAGCTCGTCCCGGTGCGAGACCCGGGCCGTGTTCGTCGCGAAGCGCGGATCGTCGGCGAGCCCGGACAGACCGAGCCGCTCGCACAGGACCCGGAACTGCCGGTCGTTGCCCACGGCCAGGACCAGAGGCCGGTCCCGCGCCTCGAAGACCTCGTACGGAGCGATGCTCGGATGCCGGTTGCCCATCGCGCGCGGCACGACCCCGGCCCCGAGGTGGGCGGCCGCCTGGTTGGTGAGCGCCGACAGGAGGGAGGAGAGCAGCGAGACCTCGACCCGCTGGCCCTCGCCGGTGCGCTCGCGGTGGCGGAGGGCGGCGAGGACGCCCATGCCCGCGTGCAGCCCGGTGATGACGTCGACCAGGGCGACCCCCGCCTTCGTCCCCTGCCCGTCCGGTTCACCCGTCACGCTCATGAGGCCGCCCATGGCCTGCACGAGCAGGTCGTAGCCGGGCAGCCGGGCACCCGCGTCGGTGCCGAAGCCGGTCACCGAGCAGTAGACGAGACCGGGGTTGGTCGCCCGCACGTGTTCGTACCCGAGGCCCAGCTTCTCCATCGTGCCGGGGCGGAAGTTCTCCACCAGGACGTCCGCGCGGTCCACGATCGCGCGCGCCGTCGCCAGGTCATCGGGGTCGGTGAGGTCGAGCGCGACCGAGCGCTTGTTGCGGTTCACCCCGAGGAAGTAGGTGGCCTCGCCGTCGGCGAACGGCGGCCCCCACGCGCGCGTGTCGTCGCCGGAGCCCGGCCGCTCGATCTTGATCACGTCCGCGCCGAGGTCGGCGAGGAGCATCGTCATGTACGGCCCCGCCAGGACCCGGCCGAAGTCGGCGACGACGATCCCGGACAGGGCGCCGACCGCTGTCGGCCCCGGTGTGCCCTGCTGGTCTGCGCGCATCCCGCTCTCCCTCGCCGGCGATCGGATCCCATCGGACGGTACGGCCGGGATATCGGATTTTCAATACTGGATCCAATATCCGATCTGGGGCTAGGCTTCGCCTCGCCGAGTTGCCACAGCCGCCAGGAGGCCGTCCGTGAAGTCGTCGCAGTCGCAGTCGCAGTCGTCGCCGCAGTCCAGCTCCGCTCCCGTCCACCCCTTCGACCTGCTCGCCGTCGACGGACTGCTGACCGACGAGGAGCGCGAGATCCGCCGTACCGTGCGCGCCGTCGCCGACCGTGAGCTGCGCCCGCACGTCGCCGGCTGGTTCGAGAAGGGCGAGATTCCCGCCCGCGAGCTCGCCCGCACCCTCGGCGGCATCGGGGTGCTCGGCATGCACCTGGAGGGCTACGGCTGCGCGGGCACCAACGCCGTCGCGTACGGCCTCGCCTGTCTGGAGCTGGAGGCCGTCGACTCCGGACTGCGCTCGCTCGTCTCCGTACAGGGCTCGCTCGCCATGTACGCGATCTGGAAGTACGGCTCCGAGGAGCAGAAGCAGCAGTGGCTGCCGAAGATGGCGGCGGGGGAGTACATCGGCTGCTTCGGCCTCACCGAGCCCGACGCCGGCTCCGACCCGGGCGCGATGCGGACCAACGCCAAGCGCGACGGTTCCGACTGGATCCTCAACGGCACCAAGATGTGGATCACCAACGGCTCGGTGGCCGATGTCGCCGTCGTCTGGGCCCGTACCGAGGACGGCGTACGCGGCTTCCTCGTCCCGGCCGGCACTCCCGGATTCAGCGCCCCGGAGATCAAGATGAAACTGTCGCTGCGCGCGAGCGTCACCAGCGAACTGGTCATGGAGGACGTCCGCCTCCCGGCCGACGCCATGCTGCCGGAGGCCCGGGGGCTCTCCGGCCCGCTCGGCTGCCTCAACGAGGCCCGTTTCGGCATCGTCTTCGGCGCGCTCGGCGCCGCCCGCGACTGCCTGGAGACGGCGATCTCGTACGCCCGTGACCGGGTCGTCTTCGCCCGCTCCCTCGCCTCGTACCAGCTGACGCAGCAGAAGCTCGCCGACATGTCCGTCGAACTCGGCAAGGGCATGCTGCTCGCCCTCCACCTGGGGCGGCTCAAGGACGCGGGCGCGCTCACTCCCGAGCAGGTCAGCGTGGGCAAGCTGAACAACGTCCGCGAGGCCATCGCCATCGCCCGCGAGTGCCGCACGATCCTGGGCGCCAACGGCATCACCCTGGAGTACCCGGTGCTGCGCCACGCCAACAACCTGGAGTCGGTGCTCACCTACGAGGGCACGAGCGAGGTCCACTCCCTGGTCATCGGCAAGGCGCTCACCGGCGAGCAGGCCTTCCGCTGAGCCGCGCCGGAAGGCCGTCCTGACGCGGGCTCGGCCTGACGTCGGCTCAGTCCGGCGCGGGGCTCAGCCCGACGTCACACGGGCGACGAAGGCGTCCAGGTTGCCCGTGAGGCGGGCGACCTGCTCGTCGACCGTGAGGGACTCCTCCTGGCGCCGGCCGCGCAGCTTCGGCTGCCGCCTGCCCCGCACGTACAGGGAGCAGGCGAGGTCGGCGCAGAGGTAGATCCCGACGGTGTTCCCCTCGCGGCCGCGGGGCCCGGCGAGCGGCGCCACGAGCAGCGTGACGCCCGAGGAGGCGTGCCCGGTCAGACACACCTGGCACATGCTCGACTTCATGGCGCTGGTCCGCCCGGCGGCCGGAACCCGCAGGCTCACGCCGACCGGCCCCTCCGCGCGGGGGACGACCAGGTGGGCGCGGAGCGGCGCACCGGGGTCGACCCAGCCGAGGAAGTCCAGGTCCTCCCAGGGGAGTTCGGCGAAGTCGAGCGGCAGCTTGAGGCGGGCCGCCTCGCCCTTGGTGCAGTTCACGAAGGACGAGCGGATCTGTTTGTCGGTCAGTGGTTCCACTCGGTGGACCGTACATGGATCCCGGTCGGCGGGCATCCGAATAAAGCCCCGCGGCCAGGAGCCCCCGGGCCAGGGGCCCGCGGCAAGGGGCCCGTCAGGCCACCCAGTCCGGCAGCGCGGGGTCGGTGAAGCGCCCCGGCGCTCCGTCCAGGGCCGCCGCGAGCCGCTCCGCCGCCGGTTCGTACACGTCCTCGGGCAGGGTGTACGGAAGGCGCAGCCGGTGCTCGTGCGTGCCGGGGTCCACACCGAACCGGGCGCCGCCCTCCACCCGCACCCCGTGCCGCAGCCCGCGGGCCGCGAGGGCCGAGGCGCCCGGGCGGCCCAGGTCGATCCACAGGCACATCCCGCCGGGCGGCACCGTCCACCGCCACTCGGGCACATGGCGGGCCAGGGCGGAGGTCAGCGCGTCCCTGCGCAGCCGCAGCTCCGCCCGGCGCTTCGGCAGGATCACGTCGAGCCGGTCCATGAGGGCCACGGCCACCAGCTGGTCCAGTACGGAACCGGCCAGGTCTGCGGTGATCCGTACCCGGGCCAGCTCGGTCACGACCCGGGACGCGGCCCGTACCCAGCCGACCCGGAGGCCGCCCCAGCAGCTCTTGCTCAGCGAGCCGACGGAGACGATCTGCTCGCTGTCACCCCCGGCGGCCGCCGCCGCGAACGGCGGCGGCGCGGGCACGTCGAGCGCGATGTCCGTCAGCGTCTCGTCCACCACCAGCCAGGTCCCGGTCGCCCGCGCCGCCCGCGCCAGGTCCCGCCGCTGCTCCTGCGGCATCAGATGCCCGGTCGGGTTGTGGAAGTCGGGGATCAGGTACGCGAGGCGCGGAGCGGTCTGCCGCAGCGCGGCATCGACGAGCCCGGTGTCCCAGCCCGTCTCGGTGACCGGCACGGGGGTGATGCGGAGCATGCGTCCTCGCATCGCGTCGAGGGCGTTGGTGTACGAGGGGTTCTCGGCGAGCACCCGGTCGCCGGCCCGGCCGAGCAGCGAGAGCACCAGCGAAAGGGCCTGCTGCGCACCCGTGGTGACGAGGATCTGCTCCGGGAGCGTCGGCAGGCCCCGCGCCGTGTACCGCGCGGCGACGGCGGCGCGCAGCGCGGGCAGGCCGTACGGGTGGTAGCCCTGCGCGCCGGCGTAGCGGGGGAGCTCGGCCGCGGCCACCGCGAGCGCGGCGGAGAGTTCCTCCGCCGGGGCCTCCGGGGCTGCCAGCGCGAGGTCGATGGTCGCTCCGGCGTCGTCGTGGAAGGCCCCGAGCGCGGTCGGGGCCTGGCCCTCCGGGAGTGCGGTCCAGGTGCCCGCGCCCCGTCGGCTGTGCGCGTACCCGCTCTCCCGGAGCAGGTCGTACGCCCCCGTGACCGTCGTCCGGCTCACGGCGAGCACCGCGGCGAGTTCCCGCTCGGCCGGCAGCCGCAGCCGCAGGGCCACCCGCCCGTCCAGAAGGGCCTCCCGCACGGCCCGCGCGAGTTCCCGGTAGCCGAACCGGCCCTCGGGGGGCGGGGTGAGGAGCGATGCCAGCTGACGGCCCGTGAGGGTCCGGTCCGCTGTATGGACCACGTGTGCCACTGCCATGCCAATCACTCCTCATTGGCTCTGCTGTCCGGGCCAATAAGGTTACAGACTCCTTTTCAGTGGCCTGGTGGCCACCTTCCACAAGGGAAAGGGGACGACCGATGTCCGGACACTTCACCGACCGTGACGAGCGGATGTGGCAGCAGCGTGCCGAGGAGCGGGCGGCCCGCCCCCTGCGGTTCGTGGTGTGGCTGCGGAACCTCCGGAGGCGGGTGTGACCGGCCGGGTCGTCGTCGGCGTGACCGGGTCGCTGGCCTCGCTCGCCGCCCTGCGGTACGCGTCCGCCCTCGCCCGGCGGGACGGCGTACCGCTGCTCGCGGTGCTGGTCTGGGAGCCGCCGGAGGGCGAGGCGCTGTACGCCCGGATGCCCGACCGGTCCTGGGCCCGGATGTGGGCCGAGGACGCCCGGCGGCGCCTGGAGGACGCCGTCGCCGACGGACTCGGGGCCGTACCCGCCGGCGTCGCCTTCGAGGGGCGGGTCGTCAGGGGTACCCCGGCGGCGGCCCTGTGCCGGGTGGCCGACCGGCCGGGCGACCTGCTTGTCGTCGGCTCGGCCTCAGGCAGCGGCCGGTCGGCCTTCGGACGGCTGCGCCGCCGCCGGGTCCTGCGGGCCGTCCTGACGGGTGCGGGCTGCCCGGTGCTGACCGTGCCGGGTCCCGCGCTGCTCCCGGGCGAGGCCCGCGTCCTGCGGCGGAACGCCCGCACCCCCGCACCCGATCGAAGGAGATCGACCGGGGCGGGGGCAGGGGCGGACGAGGCCGGTTCTCGGCCGGGCCGACCGTGAGAGGGCGGGCCGCGGCGCTCAGGTCAAGGGCTGACGGCCGGCCTCCGCCGAACTCTCCGTGACCGGCGCGGACTCGGGACCCGACGCGTCCGTCGACGGCGAGGTGTCGTCCGGCGGCGTGGTGTCGTCCGAGGGCGGTGTGGTGTCGGTGGACGGGGGCGTTGTCGGCGGTGAGGACGTCGGCGGCGAGGACGTCGGTACCACCGGGGAGAGGGTCGAGGGGCACGGCGACGGGGTCACGCCATCGATGGGCGCCGGGGTCTCGTCGCCCGTCACCGTCACGCACGGAACCGGCGTCGACGGGGAGAGGGACGGGGACGTCGGGGTCGACGTCGAGGTCGACGGAGACACCGAGGTCGAGGCCGAGGTCGACGGCGACTTGGTGGGCGGCGGGGGAGGCGGCGGGGTCGGCTTGTCGTGCTTGCCGTGGTGGTCCCCGTGCTGCCGTGCGAACCACTTGTCGTCCTTCGTGTCGTACACCACGAAGACGTTCACGACCGTCACCGAGGGCGCCACCACGACCACCTGGCCGGCGTTGTAGCCCTGCCACGGTGTGCCCGCCGTCCGGGGCGACTTCTGTGCCACCGGAGGGGTCAGCGGGTTGCCGCAGGCGCAGCGCACCCGGGGTACCCCACGGTTGTCGACCAGGACCGCCGTTCCGGCCTGGAGCACCGACTGGTACGTGGTGGCGGCGCCGTTCCGGTACCCGTGGTTCGTCACCCGGGTGTCGGCCCGGAGCTGGAGCGGGGTCAGGGAACGGAGGTAGCCGGGCACCTGGTTCGCCGAGATGCCCAGGGTGGCGGCGAAAGCGACGTTCTTCGCGGGCTCGGCGGAGAGGTAGCGGACCTGCTGTTCCACATCGCAGCTGGCCACCGACCGCGTCCCGCCGTAGAGGCCGGGGGCCGAGCCCGACACCTCGGGCGTGGCCGAGGCGGTACGGGGAGGCAGCGAGGCCGGTGGGGCGGATGGCGTGCTGGTACGGGCCGTCGACCTGGTGAACGGGTCGGGCCCGGACGCGGCCGCGTTCTGGAGGAACACCTCGCCGCCGGAACCCGCCGTGTCGTTCTTGTCGTCGGGGCTGTTGGTGAGCACCACGGCCAGGGCGGCGGCCGCGACCACGGCGGCCGTGATGGAGGCGACCTTCGGGACGGAACGCCACCAGGGGCCCTTGCCGGGACCGCCGCTTGCCGGGCCGCCGGGGGCGCCGGGAGTGCCGTCACCGGAACCACCGGCTCCGCCGGAGCTGCCGGGACCCCCTGGACCGCCGGGTCTGCCTGAACCGCCGCTGCCGGCGCCACCGGAGGAACCGCCGCCGCCCGAGCCACCGCCCGCGCCGCTGTGGGGCGGTCCGGGGGGTGGTGGCGGGTGACCGGCGGATCCTGGGCGTGCGCCCGGGCCCGAGAGGGGGCCCGAGGGGGGACCTGCGGGAGGAACCGACGGAGGGCCGGACGGCGGGTGGGAAGTCACGTTTTTCCCTTTCTTCCGTTCCGGGCCCATTGTGTGCGCCGACCGGTGGGGACCCGCAAGCGGAGAACCCCGAGTGGCAGAGCCCAGCAAGAAGCGGTGCCTTTCACGACCGGTCACGTCGCACGGCCGGCACGTACACGTGCGGCTCCGTCCACAAGCGGCCGACCGCCACCGGTACTAGCGTGGGCAGGGTGAGCAGTCGGCTCCCCACCTCCACGCGGCCCGCCGCGACCACCACCGGGCTCCTCGCCCGCGTCGGCCTGCAGACCCTGGCCGCGGTGGTCGCCGGGTACGTCGCGATGGGCGTCACCGCGGGTCTCGGCCTCTGGGCGGCGGGCGCGGGCGATCTGCCCGGTGGCTTCACCGCGGTCCTGGCCGCCGTCGTCGTCATGGCCTCGGGCGGCAAGGTCGAACTCTCCGGCGAGGCCGGCGCTCTCGCCGGAACCCAGGCCGAACTCACCGCCATGCCGCTGACCGTCACCCTGGTGGGCGCCCTCGTCACCGGCTACTGCTTCCTGCGCCCGCTGCGGCACCACGCCGTGACCAGCTCCCGCGAGCTCCTGCTCCGCGTCGTGAGCACGGTCGTCCTCTGGCTCGCGGCCCTGGCGGGAGTCTCGGCCGTCGCCCGGCACGACTTCCCCCTCACCATCGGCGGCGGGGACGAGCAGGGCTCCCTGATGGAGATCTTCGGTGAGCTGCTCGACGCCGTGAACCCCACCGTCGGCTTCCGCACCGACCTCGGGCCCACCCTCTTCTACGGACTGCTGTGGATCCTCGGCGTGCTCGTCGTCGCGCTCCTCGTCTCCCGCGGAACCCCGCTGCCACCGCGGTTCGTCCGCTACCACGAGCCCGTCCGGCCGGCGGCGTACGCGATGCTCCTGCTGCTCCTCGCGTACGTGGCCGTGGGCCTGGTCATCGGCGTGGT is a window encoding:
- a CDS encoding FBP domain-containing protein, encoding MEPLTDKQIRSSFVNCTKGEAARLKLPLDFAELPWEDLDFLGWVDPGAPLRAHLVVPRAEGPVGVSLRVPAAGRTSAMKSSMCQVCLTGHASSGVTLLVAPLAGPRGREGNTVGIYLCADLACSLYVRGRRQPKLRGRRQEESLTVDEQVARLTGNLDAFVARVTSG
- a CDS encoding universal stress protein codes for the protein MAAEPPEAGVTGRVVVGVTGSLASLAALRYASALARRDGVPLLAVLVWEPPEGEALYARMPDRSWARMWAEDARRRLEDAVADGLGAVPAGVAFEGRVVRGTPAAALCRVADRPGDLLVVGSASGSGRSAFGRLRRRRVLRAVLTGAGCPVLTVPGPALLPGEARVLRRNARTPAPDRRRSTGAGAGADEAGSRPGRP
- a CDS encoding DUF6777 domain-containing protein, which produces MVAAAALAVVLTNSPDDKNDTAGSGGEVFLQNAAASGPDPFTRSTARTSTPSAPPASLPPRTASATPEVSGSAPGLYGGTRSVASCDVEQQVRYLSAEPAKNVAFAATLGISANQVPGYLRSLTPLQLRADTRVTNHGYRNGAATTYQSVLQAGTAVLVDNRGVPRVRCACGNPLTPPVAQKSPRTAGTPWQGYNAGQVVVVAPSVTVVNVFVVYDTKDDKWFARQHGDHHGKHDKPTPPPPPPPTKSPSTSASTSVSPSTSTSTPTSPSLSPSTPVPCVTVTGDETPAPIDGVTPSPCPSTLSPVVPTSSPPTSSPPTTPPSTDTTPPSDDTTPPDDTSPSTDASGPESAPVTESSAEAGRQPLT
- a CDS encoding acyl-CoA dehydrogenase family protein, with translation MKSSQSQSQSSPQSSSAPVHPFDLLAVDGLLTDEEREIRRTVRAVADRELRPHVAGWFEKGEIPARELARTLGGIGVLGMHLEGYGCAGTNAVAYGLACLELEAVDSGLRSLVSVQGSLAMYAIWKYGSEEQKQQWLPKMAAGEYIGCFGLTEPDAGSDPGAMRTNAKRDGSDWILNGTKMWITNGSVADVAVVWARTEDGVRGFLVPAGTPGFSAPEIKMKLSLRASVTSELVMEDVRLPADAMLPEARGLSGPLGCLNEARFGIVFGALGAARDCLETAISYARDRVVFARSLASYQLTQQKLADMSVELGKGMLLALHLGRLKDAGALTPEQVSVGKLNNVREAIAIARECRTILGANGITLEYPVLRHANNLESVLTYEGTSEVHSLVIGKALTGEQAFR
- a CDS encoding PLP-dependent aminotransferase family protein; the encoded protein is MAVAHVVHTADRTLTGRQLASLLTPPPEGRFGYRELARAVREALLDGRVALRLRLPAERELAAVLAVSRTTVTGAYDLLRESGYAHSRRGAGTWTALPEGQAPTALGAFHDDAGATIDLALAAPEAPAEELSAALAVAAAELPRYAGAQGYHPYGLPALRAAVAARYTARGLPTLPEQILVTTGAQQALSLVLSLLGRAGDRVLAENPSYTNALDAMRGRMLRITPVPVTETGWDTGLVDAALRQTAPRLAYLIPDFHNPTGHLMPQEQRRDLARAARATGTWLVVDETLTDIALDVPAPPPFAAAAAGGDSEQIVSVGSLSKSCWGGLRVGWVRAASRVVTELARVRITADLAGSVLDQLVAVALMDRLDVILPKRRAELRLRRDALTSALARHVPEWRWTVPPGGMCLWIDLGRPGASALAARGLRHGVRVEGGARFGVDPGTHEHRLRLPYTLPEDVYEPAAERLAAALDGAPGRFTDPALPDWVA
- a CDS encoding CoA transferase, encoding MRADQQGTPGPTAVGALSGIVVADFGRVLAGPYMTMLLADLGADVIKIERPGSGDDTRAWGPPFADGEATYFLGVNRNKRSVALDLTDPDDLATARAIVDRADVLVENFRPGTMEKLGLGYEHVRATNPGLVYCSVTGFGTDAGARLPGYDLLVQAMGGLMSVTGEPDGQGTKAGVALVDVITGLHAGMGVLAALRHRERTGEGQRVEVSLLSSLLSALTNQAAAHLGAGVVPRAMGNRHPSIAPYEVFEARDRPLVLAVGNDRQFRVLCERLGLSGLADDPRFATNTARVSHRDELVTALAGPLGTRTADGWFEELTAAGVPCGPINDLAAAFDLADRLGLAPRVPEAAAGPGQVAHPVRLGATPPTYRASPPRLGEHTEDVRASLGRTEESAAGNP